From the genome of Papaver somniferum cultivar HN1 chromosome 2, ASM357369v1, whole genome shotgun sequence, one region includes:
- the LOC113348126 gene encoding putative glycerol-3-phosphate transporter 5 isoform X1, translating into MGTLNPNPQSNQLPPGYNLLPLLQSKTIGFYRITVLILTFCSYASFHASRKPPSIVKSVLTNPLNSTSNSADSDSSNGWAPFNEGGERGTHRLGELDLAFLSTYSIGMYFAGHIGDRIDLRYFLTFGMIFSGFSTIFFGLGYWWNIHSLGFFLIVQIVSGLFQSIGWPCVVSVVGNWFGKSKRGLIMGIWNSQMPIGNILGSVLASSVLEFGWGWSFVVPGVFIILVGGLVFLFLVVSPEVAGFESLGDGMEIELNKYEQIQNDRTSTSSSIVLQEENSEKEKEVQCIEANVELHKVDEENEAGLLHTESQYSDSDGVVGAVGFFEAWRLPGVAPYSFCLFFSKLVAYTFLYWLPFYISHTSVAGVHLSHKMAGILSTIFDLGGVVGGISAGYISDKIEARAVTSVLFLLFSIPALILYRIYGSTSMATNICLMFLSGLFVNGPYSLITTAVAADLGTQSSSNGKGNSRALATVTAIIDGTGSIGAALGPLLTGYISTRGWNSVFVMLILSILSAGLFLFRLAKAEVISKMNERKWLWNRISTTQ; encoded by the exons aTGGGAACCCTAAATCCAAATCCCCAATCAAACCAATTACCCCCAGGTTACAATCTCCTTCCTCTTCTCCAATCAAAAACAATCGGATTCTACCGAATCACAGTTCTTATACTAACATTTTGTTCATACGCTTCATTCCATGCTTCTCGTAAACCCCCAAGTATTGTCAAAAGTGTTCTTACAAACCCTTTAAATTCCACATCAAATTCTGCTGATTCTGATTCTAGTAATGGTTGGGCACCGTTTAATGAAGGAGGAGAACGTGGAACACACAGGTTAGGTGAATTAGATCTTGCATTTCTTTCAACTTATTCAATTGGTATGTATTTTGCTGGACATATTGGTGATCGAATTGATCTTCGTTATTTTCTTACATTTGGTATGATTTTTAGTGGGTTTTCAACTATTTTCTTTGGGTTAGGGTATTGGTGGAACATACatagtttaggttttttcttaattgttcagATTGTTAGTGGTTTGTTTCAATCAATTGGATGGCCTTGTGTTGTTTCTGTTGTTGGTAATTGGTTTGGGAAATCTAAAAGAGGATTAATTATGGGTATATGGAATTCGCAGATGCCGATTGGGAATATATTAGGTTCTGTTTTAGCTTCGTCGGTGTTGGAATTTGGATGGGGTTGGTCTTTTGTTGTTCCTGGGGTGTTTATTATATTGGTTGGGGGTTtggttttcttgtttttagtgGTTAGTCCTGAAGTTGCTGGATTTGAATCACTTGGTGATGGAATGGAAATTGAATTGAATAAGTATGAACAAATTCAAAATGATAGAACAAGTACTAGTAGTAGCATTGTTTTGCAAGAAGAGAATtcggagaaagaaaaagaagttcaATGTATTGAAGCAAATGTAGAATTACATAAAGTTGATGAAGAAAATGAGGCTGGTCTTCTTCATACTGAATCTCAGTATTCAGATTCAGATGGGGTTGTGGGTGCGGTTGGATTTTTTGAGGCTTGGAGATTACCTGGTGTAGCACCTTACTCCTTTTGCCTCTTCTTCTCTAAGCTAGTGGCTTACACTTTCCTCTACTGGTTGCCTTTTTATATAAGCCATACAT CTGTTGCTGGTGTCCATTTATCACATAAAATGGCTGGGATACTTTCTACCATCTTCGACTTAGGGGGAGTTGTAGGAGGAATCTCTGCAGGCTACATTTCGGACAAAATCGAGGCTCGTGCAGTAACTTCTGTTTtgttcttgctattttctatACCAGCCCTGATTCTGTATCGAATTTATGGGAGCACCTCAATGGCCACAAACATATGTTTAATGTTTCTTTCGGGATTGTTTGTGAATGGTCCGTACTCTCTTATAACAACTGCTGTCGCAGCTGATTTGGGTACACAGAGCAGCTCGAATGGCAAAGGGAATTCCCGAGCTTTAGCAACTGTGACTGCAATTATAGATGGTACTGGTTCTATCGGGGCAGCTCTGGGACCACTATTAACTGGATATATATCAACTAGGGGATGGAATTCTGTCTTTGTGATGCTCATCCTATCAATTCTTTCTGCGGGTCTTTTCTTGTTTCGATTAGCCAAAGCTGAGGTGATCAGcaagatgaatgagagaaaatGGCTTTGGAACAGAATTTCAACTACTCAGTGA
- the LOC113348126 gene encoding putative glycerol-3-phosphate transporter 5 isoform X2 — translation MGTLNPNPQSNQLPPGYNLLPLLQSKTIGFYRITVLILTFCSYASFHASRKPPSIVKSVLTNPLNSTSNSADSDSSNGWAPFNEGGERGTHRLGELDLAFLSTYSIGMYFAGHIGDRIDLRYFLTFGMIFSGFSTIFFGLGYWWNIHSLGFFLIVQIVSGLFQSIGWPCVVSVVGNWFGKSKRGLIMGIWNSQMPIGNILGSVLASSVLEFGWGWSFVVPGVFIILVGGLVFLFLVVSPEVAGFESLGDGMEIELNKYEQIQNDRTSTSSSIVLQEENSEKEKEVQCIEANVELHKVDEENEAGLLHTESQYSDSDGVVGAVGFFEAWRLPGVAPYSFCLFFSKLVAYTFLYWLPFYISHTSVAGVHLSHKMAGILSTIFDLGGVVGGISAGYISDKIEARAVTSSSSNGKGNSRALATVTAIIDGTGSIGAALGPLLTGYISTRGWNSVFVMLILSILSAGLFLFRLAKAEVISKMNERKWLWNRISTTQ, via the exons aTGGGAACCCTAAATCCAAATCCCCAATCAAACCAATTACCCCCAGGTTACAATCTCCTTCCTCTTCTCCAATCAAAAACAATCGGATTCTACCGAATCACAGTTCTTATACTAACATTTTGTTCATACGCTTCATTCCATGCTTCTCGTAAACCCCCAAGTATTGTCAAAAGTGTTCTTACAAACCCTTTAAATTCCACATCAAATTCTGCTGATTCTGATTCTAGTAATGGTTGGGCACCGTTTAATGAAGGAGGAGAACGTGGAACACACAGGTTAGGTGAATTAGATCTTGCATTTCTTTCAACTTATTCAATTGGTATGTATTTTGCTGGACATATTGGTGATCGAATTGATCTTCGTTATTTTCTTACATTTGGTATGATTTTTAGTGGGTTTTCAACTATTTTCTTTGGGTTAGGGTATTGGTGGAACATACatagtttaggttttttcttaattgttcagATTGTTAGTGGTTTGTTTCAATCAATTGGATGGCCTTGTGTTGTTTCTGTTGTTGGTAATTGGTTTGGGAAATCTAAAAGAGGATTAATTATGGGTATATGGAATTCGCAGATGCCGATTGGGAATATATTAGGTTCTGTTTTAGCTTCGTCGGTGTTGGAATTTGGATGGGGTTGGTCTTTTGTTGTTCCTGGGGTGTTTATTATATTGGTTGGGGGTTtggttttcttgtttttagtgGTTAGTCCTGAAGTTGCTGGATTTGAATCACTTGGTGATGGAATGGAAATTGAATTGAATAAGTATGAACAAATTCAAAATGATAGAACAAGTACTAGTAGTAGCATTGTTTTGCAAGAAGAGAATtcggagaaagaaaaagaagttcaATGTATTGAAGCAAATGTAGAATTACATAAAGTTGATGAAGAAAATGAGGCTGGTCTTCTTCATACTGAATCTCAGTATTCAGATTCAGATGGGGTTGTGGGTGCGGTTGGATTTTTTGAGGCTTGGAGATTACCTGGTGTAGCACCTTACTCCTTTTGCCTCTTCTTCTCTAAGCTAGTGGCTTACACTTTCCTCTACTGGTTGCCTTTTTATATAAGCCATACAT CTGTTGCTGGTGTCCATTTATCACATAAAATGGCTGGGATACTTTCTACCATCTTCGACTTAGGGGGAGTTGTAGGAGGAATCTCTGCAGGCTACATTTCGGACAAAATCGAGGCTCGTGCAGTAACTTCT AGCAGCTCGAATGGCAAAGGGAATTCCCGAGCTTTAGCAACTGTGACTGCAATTATAGATGGTACTGGTTCTATCGGGGCAGCTCTGGGACCACTATTAACTGGATATATATCAACTAGGGGATGGAATTCTGTCTTTGTGATGCTCATCCTATCAATTCTTTCTGCGGGTCTTTTCTTGTTTCGATTAGCCAAAGCTGAGGTGATCAGcaagatgaatgagagaaaatGGCTTTGGAACAGAATTTCAACTACTCAGTGA